The genomic stretch agagagagagagagagagagagagagagagagagagagagagaactgaaGGAAACGTTTTGAACTGAGTCAATCAATTAATAAGGAAAGCTGAAACTGCACCTTTGCGTTTCTGTTTCTCCATTTCTGTTATTTGTTTAGAACCCAGCGGCAATGAAACGCATCCCTTCCTCATTTAAGAAATTTTTCTCCAAGCATCTTTCTTTTAATTAAGTAGTTTTTAATTTGATAATTTAGTTTTTTGGCAAGCACTGCCAGAGTAAGCATTTGACACAATGGAATGATGGACGAATCAAACCTAATCTGATTTAAATCATTGTAGGATAGTTGCAGGACGGTCGACAGGCTATTGTGTTGATGGACCAGCTACTCACATCCGCGCGAGTCATGACTCATGTAAGAGCCCGTGAGGCGTGTTAAGGGTAAGTCACAGAAAAAATTGACGCGCAAGTAAATAGGAACAACATTAGCTGGAACATGAAGAGTTTCACAAGGGGGTGTCTTTATTCAGTGAAGGTAACTTCGGTATACACAACAAGAACAATGttcaaatccataaaaaattAGAAGTCCCCAACATTTGGGTGGAGGCCCCTATTCCCTAAACAACTTTACATTACACGCTTTCGGTAAACTAGGAGTTCATCTTACATCAGCTCTTTCTCTGCCGTTGCCAAAACTACTGCATCTAGTTAACAGTCCACTAGTGTGAAGCTCAAAGAATCGGTATTTGGTCGCAAAGGTATCTTATTTGGTGTTACTCATTAGGTAAGCTACTATGCATCCCAACACAGCACCTGCAGCAACCTGAGaccaaaccaaatgaaaaatgGTCACCGAGACTTTTCGATTAACTATGTTGATTGGTTATTTTAGCCCGAATTATTCTAAAGCAAAACCTTGTGATTGTTTCATACTGATAAAATTATTAGTGATCAGAGAAAAATACACGATGGTCAATGAATAACACTCCGGTCTTGTCCGGTGAAACAACATCTACCAAATAACATCATTTCCAGACACGGAAAGAGGAGTATTGCATACGTGTAAACGAATTATCATTAGAAGACATGTTCAACTGATTTACTTCTCGGGGTAGGAAAACAAATTATGAGAAAAACAATCCTTTTATCGTTAAATCGGAGATTCTGTATTGATTTGGTGGGTAATTTGAGGACCAAAATGCAGAATGGGATCAACAAATCATAGGCAGCAAACACAGTTAATCTCATGACAAACTCAAATCTCAAGGGATGTGCAACAATCAAGAGTAGTGCAACAAACCTGTAGCGGAGTATGTCCAAGTGAATCGCGCAGAGGTCTAACGCTGGACAAAGGATGCTCTGGAGGAAGCTCACACACAATTTGGTTCAGCAACTGCAACAATAGTTCACGATTATCACACACATAAGTGTGAAAACATTCTCTTATCAAGCAGTCTGATATGTTACGTGCAATACTAATAACTCGAGGCATATCCAAACAAAAACCAACCCAATCGATTTTTCAAATTGACATTCTAACAACATAACGAGTCGAAAAAAAACAAGATTACAATTTTATGTAACGCAAAGCTCAAAGAGTTACCTCGGCTTGCCGACCAGCATGAAGTCTCACACCTGAGGCATCATACATAACCTGAAACCGTTCACATATGTTTACCAAAACGGCGACGTTGCAGCTAAACATGAAATGAAGGGAAAAGGTTGAAATTTTTGTACATACAATGCAAGCTAAGACAAAGGCAATGGCGAAGGCAGGTCCTCCGGTGCCGTCTTTAAGGCCAACGGCGACGGTCAGAGCCGTCACCGTGGCGGAATGTGACGACGGCATCCCGCCGGAATCGAGCATTTTCTTCGAGTCCCATCTCTTTTCTTTGTACCTAAAAACACTCACAAAAGACTCAATTTCACCCTAGaaattccaaatttaatttcaaatcGCAAAATTGAGCTGCAGAAATGAGAGATTGTACTGACCAGGTGGTGAAGAGCTTGAGGAACTGAGCGAGAGCGCATGCTAGGAGCGCAGCGAGGAGAGCGAGGTTCGATGGGATCGCCGCCGCCGTCGACGGCGAAGACGACGTCGTCGCATCCGCAGCCGTCATCACCTCGTCAATTCTCTCTCACAAGAGTCAGATACCGGGGGAACCagaaaagaaggaaagaggAGGAGCAGTATGAGTCGACTGGGCCCCACAGCCGAGTCCAACCCGCCAATCAGAGATGAGCTGGAATGCATtgtctgtttttatttttttctactttGATCACATTAAATATGCACCGTCCAATCAGGAGAAAGGGTTTgctggattttatttatttattttccaacaTTTTTTGGGATCAATGCGGTGGATTTGGTTTGTGGAATTTTGGTTCTCTGTGGAAGAAGTAAAGTAGTTTCCATGGACGAAGAAATTCTACTGTTCATAAGGATAAGTGGTTGGAGATAAATTTCGCTAAAGCTGTCTAACGAGTCAGTCTAATGAGTCATTTTTGTACTTATCTTTTGGCATTAGACATAAGAAGTAAAGAGACTTTCTTGCGATTAATGCATAGTTTTAATGGCGTCACTGATCCAAGGAATATTACTAAAAATTAGCCTCAATATTTGTGGATATTTGCAATGTTACATTAGAGTATCTATCGGGGTCAATTTATAGAAATTATAGCTTTAATTTGTGATGTATATTTCATATGTGCAATGTACAATGGTTGGGGTATATATGAGGAAGAAgactaagaaaaaacaaaaaaacattccccttaaaacaaggaataaaacaaggagtaaaacatggaataaaacaaggaataaaacattccttaaatcaaggaataaaacattccttaaatcaaggaactcattattttcaacactccccctcaagctggatcgagGAGGTTCACTGAGCCAAGCTTGCCCAATAACCGATGAAACTGAGATGATGCTAGTGCCTTTGTAAAAAGATCTGCTAGTTGATCATGGCTTCGTGTGAACATGGTCCGGATGATTTGCGTTTGAACTTGAGCTCTGATGAAATGACAATCCACTTCAATATGTTTGGTTCTTTCATGGAACACAGGATTGGCAGCAATGTGCATGGCTGCCTGATTATCACACATAAGCGTCATAGGGGTAGAACTAGGAAACCCTAAGTCTGAAAGAAGCCCTTTAAGCCAAATGAGTTCACAAGCAGTGGCTGCCATGGCTCGATACTCAGCCTCTGCGCTGGAACGAGCAATTACCTGTTGCTTCTTACTCTTCCATGTGACaaggtttccaccaacaaatgTACAATAGCCTGTGATTGATTTCCTATCAATTGCATTACCTGCCCAGTCTGCATCTGTGTAGCCACTAATTACAGTGGACTGATTGTTATGCATTGTAATTCCTTGCCCAATTGAACCCTTAAGATAACGAAGGATTCTCTTAACAAGGTTAAGGTGATCAACAGTGGGAGAGTGCATGAACTGACTAGCCAAGCTCACTGCATATGTGATATCTGGACGAGTGATAGTAAGGTATATGAGCTTGCCTACTAATCGTTGATAGTAGCTTACATCATGCATGGCTTCTCCATCTATGCTGAGCTTCAGTTTACAATCAACGGGAGTGATAGCAGGCTTGCAGTCAAGCATTTTTGCTTCTTGAAGGAGGTCCAATACATATTTCCGTTGATGTAGAAACAGTCCTTTTGAAGATGTTGCCATTTCGATCCCCAAAAAATACTTTAACCTTCCCAAATCTTTGATAGCGAAAACTTGATGTAGTGAGAGTTTTAGTGCCTCAATCTCCACGGTATTATCTCCAGTGATgataagatcatcaacatagatgAGGACCACCAACTTCCCCCTGGTGCCAATTCTTACAAATAGCGAAGAATCAGCATTACTTCGCATGAATCCAGCCTTTTCCAGAACAGaactgagcttggcataccaagctcttggtgattgtttcaatccgtataTTGCCTTGTGCAATTTACAAACCATGTTGCCTTTAATACCATCATAGCCTGGAGGAGGTTGCATATACACTTCTTCCTGCAGCTCGCCGTGaaggaaagcattcttcacgtccatttggtAGAGTGACCACCCACAATTGATTGCAACTGACAGTAAAACCCTGACTGAGTTCATCTTGGCCACCGGTGCAAATGTTTCCTTATAATCTACACCAAAGGTTTGGGTGAAACCTCGAGCAACAAGTCTAGCCTTGTGTCTCTCGATAGATCCATCAGCTTTGAATTTAGTCTTGTAAATCCAACGACTTCCAACAGCCTTCTTTCCTGGTGGTAGGTGAACTAGGCTCCAGGTGCAATTCTCTTCCAGTGCAcgaagctcttctttcatggCTTGGTTCCATTGTGGGAGAAGAAATGCTTCTTGAAAGCTTCTTGGTTCATAGTGCTTATCAATTTCACTGAGAAATGTAGCATGAGATGTTGAGAACTTACTAAAGCTGATACATTCATTGATTGGATGTCGTGAGGCATATGTAACATAGTCCTGCAACCTGACTGGAGGTTTTCTGATTCGAGGAGGATTTCTTTTAATCACCTGAGACTCTGTAGAGGGCGGAGAATGATCAGAGTAGAACTCGTCTTCACTCTCACTGGCAGTAATTTGGTCAGTTTGAACTTCTTCACAATCTGGACTTACAATGACTGATCTATTTTCCAACATCGGATAATTAAAGTTTTGAGGGAGTGGGAACATGTCAACTAAATCCTCCCCCTGACTTGTAAAATAGGGATAGTCTTCTTCGAACTTCACATCTCTTGAAACTGTGCACTTCTTAGTGACTGGATTGAAGCACTTGTATCCCTTTTGAGTGGTCGAGTATCCCATAAACACACACTTGGTTGCCCTGGCATCTAGTTTGTCACGGTTCAAGGTTTGGATGTGAACAAAACATACACAaccaaacaccttgagatgTGTCAAATCTATTTTCCTCCCCTTAAGAACTTCATATGGAGATTTAAACCCTAGCACACGACTTGGAagtcgattgatgagataagtggcAGTAAGGATGGCAAACGACCAAAATTTCTTTGGAACGTGCATGTGAATCATGAGAGCACGAGTTTTTTCCAAGAGATCTCTATTTTTCCTCTCGgctactccattttgttggggagtcCCCACACAGCTGGTTTGATGTATGATACCCTGAGAACTTATGTATTGAAGCATGTTGTTGGATAGAAATTCAGTGCCATTATCTGACCTTAAAACCTTAATGTTTGATTGAAATTGTGTTTtaacatgcatgtgaaagtcTTTGAAAATGGTAGGGACTTCACTTTTTGATTTCATAAGATATAGAAAACTTGTTCGagagaaatcatcaacaaatagaacaaaatatttaaaaccttCCATTGATTCAGTTGCAGGTCCCCATACATCGGTGTGTACCATTTCAAAAGGTTTACTTGTCCTAGACATTGAATTACCAAAAGGTAGCCTAGTAAACTTAGAAAATTGACAAGTATCACAAGTAGGATAAGGGTTACAAAAAATTGGAAACAGTTTCGACAAGACAAGTTCAGAGGGGTGAGCTAATCTCCTATGCCAAAGTTGATTTTCATCTATGGACTTTGATTGAGCTTGAAGAGCCTGAGTGAAACATGCATTCTTGCACAGGTAGTAAAGTCCATTTATGAAGACCCCTTCACCAATCATCTTCATGGTGAGAACATCCTGAAACATCACTTTATCTGGTGAGAAAATAGCACGGCAGTTTAGGGTGTTGGTGATCTTTCCAATTGACAAAAGTTGGAAGGGAAAGGTTGGTACATAGAGGGCAGTGGAAGGTGTTTTTTGAGAGAGTAAGTTT from Pyrus communis chromosome 7, drPyrComm1.1, whole genome shotgun sequence encodes the following:
- the LOC137740194 gene encoding uncharacterized protein, whose amino-acid sequence is MTAADATTSSSPSTAAAIPSNLALLAALLACALAQFLKLFTTWYKEKRWDSKKMLDSGGMPSSHSATVTALTVAVGLKDGTGGPAFAIAFVLACIVMYDASGVRLHAGRQAELLNQIVCELPPEHPLSSVRPLRDSLGHTPLQVAAGAVLGCIVAYLMSNTK